ggtgttatattatgaaaatagaataaaaactttgaaaacaaaggatcttttctaatttaatgaaaaattaaatcaacCCCTCATAAAGGCATCGTGGCTCTCAAGGAAAAACATGTGGCCACATGAGAAGGACTcattccctcctccagccccagccatcCCCGGGTAGGGAGGACGACCAGCTTGCTCACAAGGGTCACTACCTGagggctctcccctccctgggtCACCTTCCACGTGGAAAGTCAGTTTGGCCAACAGTGGGTTAatcctcagccctgcctcctgcaTTCTAGATGGCTCGTCAGGCCACAAGCACCCGCTCCACCCCCTGGCCATTCCCCTGCTCTAGGCCTTTGCACGAGCTGTCTCCTCTGCTTGAATCTCAGTGTTCTTTCCCTACCCAGTGAACTCCAGTTCaattgctcatttttttcctgcagcCTTTGTGACTCATTGGCAAGGTTCAGTCCCTTCCACTTCTGCATACTGCCATTGTCTGTTCTGAGTTTTGGGTGCATGGAGAGATGATTTAGATCCTTAAGTTGCTCCTTCTGGTGGGCAGACTAGAAAGCGCCAAGGTAGGAAGGACAAGTGACTGAAACCTCCCTTTCCAAATCCCAAGGGGTCCAGGATGAGGTGGGAATGCAGGGCCCGTGTGAATTGGACTGTGAGGGGCTTGAGTGGCAGGCTTGCTTGGGGAGCAAACTGTCCAGTTAGGAAGCACATTGTCAGGGGTGGTGTGGCCGGGCCACCGGATGGGCATGGGGCAGGCAGGGCAAGGACGCTGCTTTGGCCACTGATTAatgggctggggctgtggggacgAAAAGAGGCATTTCAAAAGCAGAACACTTAGGGCTGTTGAAGGCAGAAGGTATGAGTTAGAGGGTTTAAGATgctgggtggagctggggttGCAGAGACCGAAGACAGATGATGTAGgaccaaaaagaaaaccaagtcTGGTCAAAATAACTCTCTGTCCCTGGCCCTCCCTGAAGCACACCAGGACAGTATCAATACACACCTAGCTTGTGATCAAGTCCTGTTTATTTTAGAAGCATAAACAGTAGAACTAGGAAGGAGTGATGAAAACAAGGCAGCAGTCCCCCTGACAGGCGAGATCCAACACAGGCTCTGTCCGTGTGACCAAGGCCAACCCAGAAGCCCCGGTCTGCCTTCTCCTGTGAGGACAACCTGGGCAGGGGTGAATCTTCCATAAGGGTGGGGTTGGGTGAGTTGGCTCTGGGTCCCCCTGGAGCAGGTGAAAAAGGCTAGAGGGCTCACAACACCCTTGGCCAAGAGCACCCCATGCGGGCCCTGTGCCTGGGGCAAACCCACCTTCTGGACAGAAGCCATGGTGCTCTCTGGTCACCAGGAAGGCCCCAGGTGTTCAAGAACTACCTGCAGTGAGGTCCCCTGGCCAGCAAGCACCTGCTTCTCCAGTCTAGTCACTTCTCTGTTGGTTGACATAAGCCCCAGGCCCCTACACATACTGCTTCTTGGAAGCAGAGCTGCTGGGGCGACTGGGGGATTTCCGGCCACCCTGCGGGGGTGGGTCCAGGAAGAGGGGGGTTCTGGAAGAAGCCAGCCTCTCCTCTGTGGTCAGGTTGGCCCAGTTCTGCTCACTGGATGAGAGCCCGTTATAGGTGGGGCATGGTGGGGACGAGGGCCCCTGGCCCATGGGGAGGTAGAAGAAGACCTGGTCCGTGTAAGGGTCTGAGGAGGTTCCCTGGGCTGGAGGGGTGTCCTGGCCCTGCCGGGCCCTCACTCCCCGGCTGAGGCAGCGGCACAGCAGGTACACCAGCTCCAGCAGGTTGAGCACCAAGGAGATGAGTCCGACCACCAGCATAAAGATGATGAAGATGGTCTTCTCCGTGGGGCGGGAGACGAAGCAGTCCACGAGGTAGGGGCAGGGTGCCCGCTGGCACACAAACACGGGCTCCATGGTCCAGCCATAGAGGCGCCACTGGCCATAGAGGAAGCCTGCCTCTAGCACACTCTTGCAGAGCACGCTGGCCACGTAAGTGCCCATCAGCGCTCCACGGATCCGCAGGTGACCATCCTCTGCCACTGAGATCTTGGCCATCTGGCGCTCTATGGCCACCAGCGCCCGCTCCACCTGTGGATCCTTGGCTGGCAGTGCCCGCAGCTCCCCCTCCTTCTGCCGCAGCCGCTCCTCTCGCCGAGACAGGTAAATGACGTGGCCCAGGTAGACCAGGGTGGGCGTGCTGACGAAGAGGAACTGCAGCACCCAGTAGCGGATGTGGGAGATGGGGAAGGCCTGGTCGTAGCAGACGTTGGTGCAGCCTGGCTGGAGCGTGTTACACTCGAAATCCGACTGCTCGTCACCCCACACCGACTCACCGGCCAGCCCCAGGATGAGGATGCGGAAGATGAACAGCACCGTCAGCCAGATCTTGCCCACCACAGTCGAGTGCTCCTGGACCTGGTCCAGCAGCTTCTCGAGGAAGCCCCAGTCACCCATGGCTGCCGGGCCTGTGTCTGCAGGGACAGAGCATCAGCGCGTCAGCGCAGCATCCTTCTCACTCGCCCCAGCAGCAGCCCTGCAGGGAAACCCCATCCCACTGGCCTGGGTAAGGTGGATCTTAGGAGGATGGCTGCTAAGCTCTTTCTGTGGCTGCCCTCTGCTTCTCTGAATGGCCCTGGGTACGGCCACGGTCCCTGCCTAATCACACATCTGTGTCCCTCTTGTCCCCAGCCAGAACCCCAGGATGGCCACAGGCCAAGGAGACATGGATCAAGTTGAGGTTCCTTTGCCTATGGGAACAGAGAATTTGAGGAACTTATCCGAGGCAGCACAGCTGGGCATGCCCTTTCCTGCTTTTGCCCAAGGCTGGCCACCCCAGACGGCGGGGGATGGCGGTGGTAGAGGTGCTATCAGCAGCTTTCTAGGCACTCAGAGCCTCAGGTCCCTGccagcctccagcctctcccctccctatCTCCCCCAGCTGGCCTTGACTGTAATCTTTGAGCTTGCAGTTGGAGGGGGGATGGGGTTTAGAAGCTGAAGGCAGCATCTTGCATTAGCTCTACGTGTCAGCTATAGCGAGCACCTGCCACTTAAGCAGGGACACTTGGTGCTGtcctctgcctccacccccacccctcccctccaaagCTGTTGCTGCCAAATTCTAGGCTCTTGAAAGGAATTGCCATTGCAGGGTGGAGGCACGGGCCACATGGTTCCCAAAACATTTCGGGGGAAGGacggcaggggcaggggagggggcagtgcccTTTCGCGGGGTGGAGGCTGTGTAGggccaggctctggagccaggcctgGGTGCAAATCTTGGCTCTTTCTTACTAACTGGAGCCTGGGAGAAGTAACAACCTCCGAGCGCCTCAGTCTCCTCTCTGGTAAAGTGCAAACAACAATGTTCCTGCCTCGGGGCTGCTATAAATTCTATGAGAAAACGGCAGGAACCGCACTCAGCACGGAGCTGGCCAAGGGCAGGCGACCCGCCCCGCAGCCACCCTCAGTCCCGGGCTGTGGCGGGACCCCTGTCCCCCGCCGGACCTCCCGCTAGCAGGTGGCGCCCCCGTCCCTCCCCCGACTCACCGCCTGCC
Above is a window of Lemur catta isolate mLemCat1 chromosome 3, mLemCat1.pri, whole genome shotgun sequence DNA encoding:
- the GJA4 gene encoding gap junction alpha-4 protein; translation: MGDWGFLEKLLDQVQEHSTVVGKIWLTVLFIFRILILGLAGESVWGDEQSDFECNTLQPGCTNVCYDQAFPISHIRYWVLQFLFVSTPTLVYLGHVIYLSRREERLRQKEGELRALPAKDPQVERALVAIERQMAKISVAEDGHLRIRGALMGTYVASVLCKSVLEAGFLYGQWRLYGWTMEPVFVCQRAPCPYLVDCFVSRPTEKTIFIIFMLVVGLISLVLNLLELVYLLCRCLSRGVRARQGQDTPPAQGTSSDPYTDQVFFYLPMGQGPSSPPCPTYNGLSSSEQNWANLTTEERLASSRTPLFLDPPPQGGRKSPSRPSSSASKKQYV